A window of the Desulfobotulus mexicanus genome harbors these coding sequences:
- a CDS encoding ABC transporter substrate-binding protein, with the protein MMSGARMPDVILIGDKLSDVARHLGILGRGMVTSQIPQIERIFPGIPQLECTRCIMGDKRRVLHTAAKRMGVNWIVLEKDGPDVAGWSGMNPASMEEELRQEGYRVDVVDFTEGLEKAVMDAGRIFEREKEAARLIKGYGEKMAGLSETMPRNLGLKVAVFLGMVHPETGQHYLVAEGPDTFCCQHLLRPMGCEEVGGSLVSGEGPEVLQSLLALKDVRPDVLVFTGDAQVGLGLLHGEVAGDRALLEVPALRDLALFALPHVSGGEPMDYPARMQQWIMAFSPFKDR; encoded by the coding sequence ATGATGAGCGGAGCAAGGATGCCGGATGTGATTCTGATAGGGGATAAGCTTTCGGATGTGGCCCGGCATCTGGGTATTCTGGGCCGGGGCATGGTGACATCCCAGATTCCCCAGATTGAAAGAATATTCCCCGGCATTCCCCAGCTGGAATGTACCCGGTGCATCATGGGGGATAAGCGAAGGGTGCTGCATACCGCAGCCAAACGCATGGGCGTGAACTGGATTGTGCTGGAAAAGGACGGCCCGGATGTGGCGGGCTGGTCTGGCATGAATCCCGCCTCCATGGAGGAAGAGCTCCGGCAGGAGGGCTATCGGGTGGATGTGGTGGATTTTACGGAGGGGCTTGAAAAGGCCGTGATGGATGCGGGGAGAATTTTTGAAAGGGAAAAGGAAGCGGCCAGACTGATTAAGGGATACGGGGAGAAAATGGCTGGGCTTTCGGAAACCATGCCCCGGAACCTTGGGCTGAAGGTGGCGGTTTTCCTTGGCATGGTCCATCCGGAAACGGGCCAGCATTATCTGGTTGCCGAAGGCCCGGACACCTTCTGCTGTCAGCATCTTCTCCGGCCCATGGGCTGTGAGGAGGTGGGAGGATCCCTTGTGTCCGGTGAGGGGCCGGAAGTCCTGCAGAGCCTTCTTGCCCTGAAAGACGTGCGGCCGGATGTGCTGGTGTTCACGGGTGATGCCCAGGTGGGGCTGGGGCTTCTCCATGGGGAAGTGGCCGGAGACAGGGCGCTGCTGGAGGTTCCTGCCCTGCGGGATCTTGCCCTCTTTGCCCTTCCCCATGTGAGCGGCGGCGAACCCATGGATTATCCTGCCCGGATGCAGCAGTGGATCATGGCCTTTTCACCCTTTAAAGATCGGTAA
- a CDS encoding sigma-54 interaction domain-containing protein, whose amino-acid sequence MAEKPFQKNQSVLSDHPEEKFSVLMRSLPGMAYHRRKDEFWTLTFASEGARRLFGDLAWEKIRSGVTCLGNMVHEESYPHVLESLERALARKEPYQLVYRVNSLLHSDRWVWDQGEGVYDEKGHLLGAEGFVTDFTAFKTMERELREEIGRLRCREDSPAPAPVIPGIIGQTPEMMAVFRLVQQTASSDAAVILYGASGTGKELLARAIHDQSLRSRGAFVPVNCGAIPENLMESEFFGYRKGAFSGADRDQPGILDKAHGGTLFLDEIGEIPLSMQTRLLRAIEGGGFSPVGSREIRHPDFRILAATNRDLEEWVRQGKMREDFFYRIHVVPVHIPRLKERKADIPLLVSHFLESLPGTPPLGAAELHRLMAHDWPGNVRELCNVIRRYALLHTLDLPERGKAFGMKKPPALPACGTLQEQMALMEAAVIRKTLEETGFHRSETARILGIDRRSLYTKIQRHGIGKKDSQSGMYSSHLE is encoded by the coding sequence ATGGCAGAAAAGCCGTTTCAAAAAAATCAAAGCGTTCTGTCGGATCATCCGGAAGAAAAATTTTCGGTTCTGATGCGCAGTTTACCCGGTATGGCCTATCATCGCAGAAAAGATGAATTCTGGACCTTAACCTTTGCCAGTGAAGGAGCCCGCCGTCTTTTCGGGGATCTGGCCTGGGAAAAAATCCGCTCCGGGGTCACCTGCCTTGGGAATATGGTGCATGAGGAAAGCTATCCCCATGTTCTGGAATCTCTGGAAAGGGCGCTGGCCCGGAAGGAGCCTTACCAGCTGGTGTACCGGGTCAACTCCCTTCTGCATTCAGACAGATGGGTGTGGGATCAGGGGGAGGGCGTTTACGATGAAAAAGGGCATCTGCTTGGTGCCGAAGGTTTTGTTACGGATTTTACGGCATTCAAAACCATGGAAAGGGAACTCAGGGAAGAGATTGGCCGTCTGCGTTGCCGGGAAGACAGCCCTGCGCCAGCTCCCGTCATTCCCGGTATCATTGGGCAGACACCGGAAATGATGGCCGTGTTCCGGCTTGTGCAGCAGACCGCATCAAGCGATGCCGCCGTTATTCTCTATGGAGCATCGGGTACGGGCAAGGAGCTTCTGGCCCGGGCCATCCATGATCAGAGCCTGCGCAGCAGGGGGGCTTTTGTTCCGGTGAACTGTGGAGCCATTCCGGAAAACCTCATGGAAAGCGAGTTTTTCGGTTACAGAAAAGGTGCTTTTTCCGGAGCAGACCGGGATCAGCCGGGCATTCTGGATAAGGCCCACGGCGGCACCCTTTTTCTGGATGAAATCGGAGAAATTCCCCTTTCCATGCAGACCCGTCTTCTCCGGGCCATTGAAGGGGGCGGCTTCAGTCCCGTGGGCAGCCGGGAAATCCGTCACCCGGATTTTCGCATCCTTGCGGCCACCAACCGGGATCTGGAAGAATGGGTGCGGCAGGGCAAGATGCGGGAGGATTTTTTTTATCGCATCCATGTGGTGCCCGTTCATATTCCTCGTTTAAAGGAGAGAAAGGCGGACATCCCCCTGCTGGTCAGCCATTTTCTGGAGAGTCTGCCCGGTACACCGCCTCTGGGAGCGGCGGAACTCCATCGTCTCATGGCCCATGACTGGCCCGGCAATGTGCGGGAGCTTTGCAATGTGATCCGGCGTTATGCCCTGCTTCATACTCTGGATCTCCCGGAGCGGGGAAAGGCCTTTGGGATGAAGAAGCCTCCGGCTCTGCCTGCCTGCGGAACCCTGCAGGAGCAGATGGCCCTGATGGAGGCGGCGGTGATTCGGAAAACCCTTGAGGAAACGGGTTTTCACAGAAGTGAGACCGCGCGGATTCTTGGCATAGACCGGAGAAGCCTTTATACCAAAATTCAGCGGCATGGAATTGGGAAGAAAGATTCCCAGTCTGGGATGTATTCATCTCATCTTGAATAA
- a CDS encoding TonB-dependent receptor domain-containing protein gives MFCKKWAVWMITLAFLPPFAMADGPKDLEMDGVVVTATRTESDLLRLPASADRLEGDALKDRGAGDITDILSTLPGVDISGGTGHSRQPALRGLPESQTIIKIDGARENYVQKAGDAQTTILLDPDLLKAVEVVRGPASTLHGGGGIGGVIAFTTKDAADLLRPGQSFGASLRAGASTADSSRDGSLMAYGRSGDADLLAFSSYRDYGSYTSSDPDRAKTRLSGDRRQHLMKASWIPDEGRRVSFSASRYEQAYKYPDEGSWYESEQNRFLAALELDPGSQWVDARMTLMHSERKEDQFNNVRNGLKFTSSGVDVQNAMRFVAGPTRHRVVVGGDFYKDEYRPETDSWTDPPGEGRDGGLFIQDEMALADGKILIISGLRYTWFDRSGKRSDAGDGSDSRLNPRVSLSWNPLESLGFYASYAEAFRPPLVSEMYTELDFMNPPVHIQVLANPDLKPETAKTRELGMHVSRNGLFSHRDALRFKAVWFTEDIEDLISIKTLKDLDPPHSFERIVQTVNVESAKRQGYEMAATYGIGDFGMLFTYAKVDNRESSDKDSWAGATPGVFQSRIHYHFVETGLRLGWHGRFVESFKAEGKTWESHKIHGLFARWEGRSGSLDGLSAGIFVDNLLDESYRAYHFKDSGAGIGRNLRVSLGYRF, from the coding sequence ATGTTTTGTAAAAAATGGGCGGTATGGATGATAACACTGGCTTTTCTGCCTCCCTTTGCCATGGCGGACGGGCCGAAGGATCTGGAAATGGACGGGGTGGTGGTCACGGCCACCCGCACGGAAAGTGATCTTCTGCGGCTTCCTGCTTCGGCGGATCGTCTGGAGGGGGATGCCCTCAAGGACAGGGGAGCAGGGGATATCACGGATATTCTTTCCACCCTGCCCGGTGTGGACATTTCAGGGGGAACGGGACACAGCCGTCAGCCTGCCCTGCGGGGTCTTCCCGAAAGCCAGACCATCATTAAAATAGACGGGGCAAGGGAAAATTATGTGCAGAAGGCAGGGGATGCCCAGACCACCATTCTGCTGGACCCGGATCTTCTCAAGGCCGTGGAAGTGGTGAGGGGACCGGCTTCCACCCTGCACGGCGGAGGCGGTATCGGTGGTGTTATTGCCTTTACCACCAAAGATGCGGCAGATCTGCTGCGGCCGGGTCAGTCCTTTGGTGCTTCTCTGCGTGCGGGGGCCTCCACGGCGGACAGCAGCCGGGACGGGAGTCTCATGGCCTATGGCAGAAGCGGAGATGCGGATCTTCTGGCTTTTTCCTCATACAGGGATTACGGCTCCTATACGTCCAGTGATCCGGACAGGGCCAAGACCCGTCTTTCCGGAGACAGGCGGCAGCACCTGATGAAGGCTTCCTGGATTCCCGATGAAGGCAGGCGGGTGAGTTTCAGCGCATCCCGCTATGAGCAGGCCTACAAATATCCGGATGAGGGCAGCTGGTACGAGAGTGAGCAGAACCGCTTTCTTGCCGCACTGGAGCTGGATCCCGGCAGCCAGTGGGTGGATGCTCGCATGACCCTCATGCATTCCGAACGGAAAGAAGATCAGTTTAATAATGTCAGAAATGGCCTGAAATTCACCTCTTCCGGTGTGGATGTGCAAAATGCCATGCGTTTTGTGGCAGGCCCCACACGCCACCGTGTGGTAGTGGGCGGGGATTTCTATAAGGATGAATACAGGCCGGAAACGGACAGCTGGACCGATCCTCCCGGAGAAGGCAGGGACGGCGGGCTTTTCATTCAGGATGAGATGGCGCTGGCGGACGGAAAGATTCTTATCATCTCCGGTCTTCGCTATACCTGGTTTGACCGCAGCGGCAAACGATCCGATGCCGGTGACGGCAGTGACTCCCGCCTGAACCCACGGGTTTCCCTAAGCTGGAATCCTCTGGAGAGCCTTGGGTTTTATGCCAGCTATGCCGAGGCCTTCCGTCCGCCTCTGGTGAGCGAGATGTACACGGAGCTGGATTTTATGAATCCTCCCGTACACATTCAGGTGCTGGCCAACCCGGATCTGAAGCCGGAAACGGCCAAAACGCGGGAGCTTGGCATGCATGTGAGCCGCAACGGGCTTTTTAGCCACAGGGATGCCCTTCGGTTCAAGGCCGTCTGGTTCACCGAGGACATTGAGGATCTGATCAGTATCAAAACCCTGAAAGATCTGGACCCTCCCCATTCCTTTGAGCGCATTGTGCAGACCGTGAATGTTGAATCCGCCAAACGTCAGGGCTATGAGATGGCAGCCACTTACGGCATCGGGGATTTTGGCATGCTCTTCACCTATGCGAAGGTCGATAACCGGGAGTCTTCGGACAAAGACAGCTGGGCCGGGGCAACTCCCGGAGTGTTCCAGAGCCGAATCCATTACCATTTTGTGGAAACGGGTCTGCGCCTTGGCTGGCATGGCCGTTTTGTGGAGTCCTTCAAGGCCGAAGGCAAAACCTGGGAGTCCCACAAGATCCACGGACTCTTTGCCCGTTGGGAAGGCCGGAGCGGTTCCCTTGATGGTCTTTCCGCAGGGATCTTTGTGGACAACCTGCTGGACGAAAGCTACCGGGCCTATCATTTCAAGGATTCCGGTGCGGGCATTGGACGGAACCTGAGGGTGTCTTTGGGGTATCGCTTCTGA